TGAAGTTATTTCTTCTGACGTTATGTATTTTTATACAGCAAAACCAAATCCGAATGGACAATATATCTCAGGTGGAGGAACAGGTTATAATACTAATGAAAAAAGAGTAGATATTTGGTTTTATTCAGGAAATACTGGCACAATAGTACACGAGACAAGACACGGATCTGGCTATTCTTGGAAAGAATGGGGTTGGAATGCTAATACAAATTCTCCAACAAATTATGATTATCAAGATGAATTTGAGGCTTACGGACAAGAAAGTAACTATAATCGTCTTATTAATGTTGGTACAGGAAGAACAAAACTTCAGATTATGAATGTAATTAAGCAACATTATGGTAGTAACGATTATATTATAAAAGAGTTTAAACAATATTGTGAACCTGAATAAGTTTAAAAAATGAGTGCTAAATTATTGATATTATTTTCTATAATACCTATTGTTATATCTTGCAATATTTATAATACTGTACAAAATGATAGTAACAATAAAATTGAATTTGAAATTAAGCAGATTGTTTCAGGTTCTTATTCACAATACAATTTTGTTTTTGTTGATGACAAATTAGTTATCAATGAGCAGAATATTACTAAATTGGGAAAATCAAATTATAAAAAAATCTATTCCAAAAAAATAAAAAAATATGAAATAAAAAGAATAAAAGAAGCAATAGAACCTTTGTGTCAATTAGAATCTAAATATATAAAGCCACAATTAGGAGGTTTAAGATGGGAGTTAAATATTGTTTTTAATGATATAGATAAAAAAATTATAATTGAAAATTATTATATACCTGAAATCTCTTTACTCTTCGACATTATAAACAATTTAACTCCTAAAAATAAACCTAAGTTACACCCGATGAAATAAAAAACTTATTAACAATTACGATTTCTCGCTTCAATCCCTTGCCCTGCCTTGCTTCCCCCCCCCACTAATCGTAGATTGCATCTACGCTTTTTTATTAATAAGCATTTTTAATGCTGATAAAATATAAAGAGCTTTTACAGAAATTAACGGCTTTTTTTACGTTCAAATAAAAAACTTATTAATAATCGTCTTTTCTTCCGTTCTTTTTCCTTTTAAAACACTGAGTAAAATTTTTCTGATGAAAAGAAAAAAATATGTTACTTTTGTAGTTGATGGGTTGCCTAAAATTAGACATACTGGAGCAAAGCGTAAGTTCCTTTTCTACGGGATTAGACAGGAAAAGGGCTTTAAGTGAGCATCTCGGAAATGTATTAAGCACCGTTACAGACCGCAAACTCCCAATAGACCTCTCAGCCAACCAACAAGTTGATTATTTTAATGCAGACATTGCTGGTGCTAATGATTATTATCCGTTTGGGATGTTGCAGGTGAATAGGAGTTATTCCTTGTCTCAATATAGATTTGGATTCAATGGAAAAGAAATGGACAATGAAGTTTCAGGTACCGGGAATCAATATGATTATGGTTTTAGGATATACAATCCAAGAATCGCTAAATTTTTGAGTGTTGATCCATTAACAAAATCTTTTCCTTGGTACTCTCCGTATCAGTTTGCAGGGAATATGCCAATTGCTGCTACTGATCTTGATGGCTTAGAAGTGAAGTTAGCAATTTTTGGTGAAGGTGCAGGACATGAGAATATTTTTAAAGCCAGAAGTAATACATATGTTGAGAGGTTGTCATCAAATTTCCCAGTTGAAGTACATGGTGTCAGGAATGGACAAGAATTTATCGAACTACTTAAAACAAAGACTGAAGAATTTGGATCAATTTCAGGTGGTGTGGTTTATAGTCATGGCTGGTCTGATGGAATAGAAATGAGTAGTTCAAATGGACTTTATATTGATGGGACTACATACTGGGGTGGTGGAAAGAACCAAGCTTTTATCAGTGAAATCTCCGAAGCAATGGGTAATGGTGAAATTATATTTGAAGATAATGCAATATTTATTTTCTTTGGATGTAATAATAATGGATATCTAGATGATGATTATGCACTTACGGTCGCTCGAAATTTTACTTCTGCGACAGGAGTAACATCAATTGCAGCAAGAGGTCATATTAGTCCAGTTATTGAGGATGAAAAAGAGACTGGTGAATCTCATGCATTTGCAAAAGGATTGTATAAAGAAAAACCATCCTTTTATAAAATTGAATTAAACATTAAAGAAGAACTAATAGAATCATCGTTAGGAGATCAAATAGATCCAGTTGATTTTGATCCTCCTGTATATTTGAAAAAAGCTAGAACGAATCCAATAAATGTATCATTAGAAGATGAAATTAAATAACAATAATTCAATGAAAGTAGTTGTAATACTACTGTTTTCGTGTCATTCTTTATTTCTGTTTTCACAATCCATTAATGAGTATAATCTTCAAGAAAAATATTCACTATTATTGGATAGTATAATGGAAAACTATTCGCCATTTGAATATTCAGAGATACCTATAGATTTACCAGTTATGAGTGATTCTGTTATTGAAGCAATAATGTTCCTTAAAAAAGTTGATTCCGTAAAGATTTATGAATTTAGTTTTGTTATGCTGTTAAAATTATATAATTCACAATTACAATGTTGTCATAGTTCATATGAGTTGTTTCCTCCAGGAAGTGTATTAAAAGATTTGAATTTAATTGTAGTGAATTTCTTAGAAATATCTGGATGTCAAATAAATGAATTTATTACAACAGCAACTGTGTATAAATTTATTAGTACTAATTCTCAGTGGTTAGAATACAAAACTATTAACAAAGAATATTTCGAATGCACCAAACTGTATAATCAGATAATTGAAAGTATACAAAAAAATGATTAGGTTTTCTCACTAGACAAAGTTTGTAGCTATTTTCAAGTATAAAATCCTTAACAGTGAACCACTATCCCGTACTAGCTGTAGTTTGTAACTAC
Above is a window of Bacteroidota bacterium DNA encoding:
- a CDS encoding RHS repeat-associated core domain-containing protein yields the protein MGCLKLDILEQSVSSFSTGLDRKRALSEHLGNVLSTVTDRKLPIDLSANQQVDYFNADIAGANDYYPFGMLQVNRSYSLSQYRFGFNGKEMDNEVSGTGNQYDYGFRIYNPRIAKFLSVDPLTKSFPWYSPYQFAGNMPIAATDLDGLEVKLAIFGEGAGHENIFKARSNTYVERLSSNFPVEVHGVRNGQEFIELLKTKTEEFGSISGGVVYSHGWSDGIEMSSSNGLYIDGTTYWGGGKNQAFISEISEAMGNGEIIFEDNAIFIFFGCNNNGYLDDDYALTVARNFTSATGVTSIAARGHISPVIEDEKETGESHAFAKGLYKEKPSFYKIELNIKEELIESSLGDQIDPVDFDPPVYLKKARTNPINVSLEDEIK